The following are from one region of the Myotis daubentonii chromosome 2, mMyoDau2.1, whole genome shotgun sequence genome:
- the POLR1D gene encoding DNA-directed RNA polymerases I and III subunit RPAC2, with product MEEDQELERKMSGLKTSMAEGERKTALEMVQAAGTDRHCVTFVLHEEDHTLGNSLRYMIMKNPEVEFCGYTTTHPSESKINLRIQTRGALPAVEPFQRGLNELMNVCQHVLDKFEASIKEYKDQKASRNESTF from the exons ATGGAAGAGGACCAAGAGCTGGAGAG aaAAATGTCTGGATTGAAGACCTCAATGGCTGAAGGCGAGAGGAAGACAGCTCTGGAAATGGTCCAGGCAGCTGGAACAGATAGACACTGTGTGACATTTGTTTTGCACGAGGAGGACCATACCCTAGGAAATTCTCTTCGTTACATGATCATGAAGAACCCGGAAGTGGAATTTTGTGGTTACACTACAACCCATCCTTCAGAGAGTAAAATTAATTTACGAATTCAGACTCGAGGTGCTCTTCCAGCTGTTGAGCCATTTCAGAGAGGCCTGAATGAGCTCATGAATGTCTGCCAACATGTGCTTGACAAGTTTGAGGCCAGCATAAAGGAATATAAGGACCAAAAAGCAAGCAGAAATGAATCCACATTCTAG